The Polynucleobacter sp. MWH-UH35A genomic interval AAGCACTCAATAAAAAGCGTTGAGTATTCACAACATTATTTTGATAGGTATTGCCAATCGTAGTCGCACCGCCGGCAACATAAAAATAAGAGGCGCCTAACGTGTAAGTCTGATTAATTTTATAGATGGGACCCAACTGCGTGGTAGTGAGTGGCTTCTGATTGAGAGAGGTATTGGTAGATGAAAAGCACGCTGCCGCACATTGACTATTGCCGCCAAACCACATAGTGTCGACTGCGATCATGCCGTCTAGATTTTCAATAATAGGTTGCTGATAGCCCATCTGAATGTCAGATTTGTAGCGATTCTCGCCGATATTAAATGCTTGCTGACTGTTATAGGCACCTGTTGGTGCCGATAAATAGGCTGCAACACCAAAGTATTTCTTTTTCTCTCTATCGGCGTAAGGCCAAATCGCAGTGGCAAAAGTGAGGTCGCCAATACCGGTACTGGCAGCATAAGAGGCTAGTGAACCTTCGGGCTTAATCGTCCCATACGGTATTTGAATGTAAGAAATGGCTGGCAGGTCTTGTACTGCGTAACTTGTACTAATGCGCGCAATGGCGCTTTGGGTGCCAATGTCAGGGCTGCCGAATGGCTTTGTTGATACTACTGAGCCATTTCTATAGAAAGTGCCATTCTCTGTATTGAGGTAGCTGATCATGACATGGCTCTTACCTGGTACCGGTGCGGCAATATCATTTGGCTGTAAATCAATGGCAGAGGCTATTGCGGGTAACAGCAAGATAGAGAGCGCGACGATTCGGAAAAAATGCATTCAAGCATTGTAATAAATATAAAAAGAAGTGGTATTACGTACTGCCCTACAATCGATGCTATGAGTACATGTGCCTTGCGATTAACTTCTTTCCTACTATTCATTGCTATTTCAGCTTGTAGTCAAGCGCCTATCAAACCTCCCGGCTCCACAACATTCTCTCCGTATACCCCTCAACAGATTCAGGAATTTAATCGTCAGAGTCTTTCTCCGGTAGAAGGCCCGTTTGGCCCAGTGGATCCAAGAGCGGAAGATTTGCGTATTGCTAAAGAGCGCGCAGCGGATTTAAAATTGTATAGCCAACCAGAGGGCGAAGAAGAGGCAGAGGCGATTGAAACTCAGTCCGTCGATCCTTATCAAGTGACTAAGCCCATCATGACTTTCTAGGCAATTATCTAACTGGGTATTACTCGATCGTTAACTCTGGAATAGAGTCCAACTGCAGTAAAGTGCGCGCCTCTTCTGGTGTGGCATTTAACCATGCGTCAAAGAGCTCAGGGCGCAAGGGAACTACAGTACGTTTTTCTTCATCAGGTTTGTGCATGCGGTTCATTACCGGATGATTGCCCGCCTCAATCGTCAGCATGGAAAAAGAGACAATCAGTTCACCAGTTTCAGGCTCGGTCCACGTATCCCAAATTGAAGCGATTGCCATCGGCTCTTGGTTGGTCTGCTTAATGATGGTACGCACTGCCTTACCGGATGCATAGCAGGGCTCATAAAAAGCATCTGCTAGCGCTAAGGCGTAATGTCGTTTTGTCCAGGCATGCTTATTGGAGGGTTTCTCTGCAACCGTTTCTGCTCTGGCGTTGTAAGTCTTTCTGCCAAAATTTTCTTCCTTCGCCCAGGACGGCACTAAACCAAAGTGAGCCAAGCCAATTGCTGTGCGCTCGGTATTGTGACTTTTAAGAATAATAGGGTCTGGGTATGTCGGAAAGACATCGTGAGCATTGGATTGAGGTAAATCAAGATCAAAGTAGGTTTTGACCCAATTCGTATTGATTGTTGTGAGATATTGAACACACATGGTTTTATTTTACTGCGCCATATTGGGCTGGACCTTATGCCTGCTGGTACTATGGAGGCTAAATTTTAGAAAGACATCCTCCTTATGAAACCTTTTCGCTCTGTATTGAATCCCTTGGTCATTCGCTTGATCGCTGCAGGTCTATTGACTGGTGCACTGATAAGTGGAGCTTCTGCGCAACAAAGTGGTTTACCAATTAATGCAGCCGCCTCTGTTAACGGAGTCATTATTACTAATGACATGGTTGAGCAAGGTATAAAGGCTGCGATATCCCAAGGACAAAAAGATTCTCCAGAATTGCGTAAGATAGTGATTGAAAAGTACATTGAAGTGCTATTACTTTCACAGCAGGCTGAGAAAGATGGTTTAGCCAATTCTGAAAAAGCCAACACGCAGTTGGCCATGATTCGTCAGAACTATTTGGCTGATCTAGAGCTATCTACCTATATGGCAAAAAATCCCATTACCGATGCAGACGTTCAAGCTGAATACAACAAAGAGATTGCATCTTTGGGTTCTCAAGGGATGATTACCGAATATAAGGTGAGTGATATTGCTGTTGCTACTGAGGCGGATGCACAGGCTGCGTTAGTGCGCATTAAAAAAGGCGAGCCCTTTGATAAAGTTGCTAAAAGTGTTTCTTTGGCCCCAAACAAGGTTCAAGGTGGAGCTGTAGGATGGGTTCAGGCTGGGCAGTTGGGTCCTCAATTAGCCCCCGCGTTAACTGCACTTTCTAAGGGTCAGGTTACAGCACCGATTCAGATGCAACAAGGCTGGTACCTTATGAAGTTAGAAGACAAAAAATCGAGTAAGCCGCCTTCATTTGAGCAAGCTAAGCAAGCTATCCGTGCAGGCATGACTCAAAGAAAGCAGTTTGAGTTTTTAAGTCAGATTGCAAAAGATTCCAAGATTGTAGTTCAGTAAAAAGTATATTTTTACTTGAAATAAATAAGGACTCCGAGGAGTCCTTATTTATTGTCGTTCTAGAGTAATAAAGCTAAAGCTAATATCACCCTCGGATCCTGGTGTTCGTTCCACCTCTTTCCAGGCGGATTCATTCGGTACCTCAAAGAAAGTATCGCCACCCTCAATATCCAGATCAATTTCTGTAATGTAGAGACGGTCTGCTTTGTCAAAAGCTTGTTTAAATAGTTGTTCACCACCAATGACAAAAACACGTGGAAACTCACTCAAGCGATTTAATGCTTCGTCGAGAGAGCTTGCTAATTCACCACCAGTAGCCTGATAGTCTTGATTACGGCTGACGATAATATTGCGACGACCTGGTAGGGGGCGTCCAATCGATTCCCAGGTCTTGCGACCCATAATGACGGGAAAGCCCATAGTGACACGTTTGAAGAACTGCAAATCGGCTGAGATCTTCCACGGCATTTGATTATCGCGACCAATGACGTGATTGCGTGAGCGCGCAACAATCATAGAAATAGCAGGTTGAGTCATAAGTAAGTTTTTAGATGGCTACAGGAGCTTTAATGTGGGGATGGGATTCATAGCCAACGATTTCGAAGTCTTCAAACTCGTAATCGAATATGGAATCAGGTTTACGCAAAATATTGAGCTTTGGTAGCGGGAAAAAGTCACGTGATAGCTGCAGCTCTACTTGCTCTAAATGATTGCTATATAAATGGCAATCACCACCAGTCCAAATAAAATCACCAACCTCTAGATTGCATTGTTGCGCCATCATATGCGTCAGTAAGGCATAGCTGGCGATATTAAAAGGTACACCCAAGAATATGTCAGCACTGCGCTGATAGAGTTGGCATGACAACTTACCATCTGCGACATAAAACTGAAAGAAGGCATGGCAAGGCGCTAAAGCCATACGGGGAATATCTGCTACATTCCAGGCAGAAACAATAATGCGACGTGAATCTGGATTCTTCTTGATGGTTTCAACCACTTCAGATATTTGATCAATGTGCTGACCGTTAGGTGCGGGCCATGAGCGCCACTGATAGCCATAGATGGGGCCTAATTCGCCGTCGGGTGCAGCCCATTCATTCCAAATGGATACACCGCGCTCTTTGAGCCAATTATTATTGGTGCTGCCCTTGAGGAACCAAAGCAATTCATAAATGATGGACTTAAGGTGTAGCTTTTTAGTGGTCACCATCGGAAAGCCGTCGGCCAAGTTGAAGCGCATTTGGTGCCCAAATACGGAAACCGTGCCAGTTCCAGTCCTGTCAGACTTTTGAACGCCTTTGGCGAGAACTTCTTTCATGAGATCGTGATATTGACGCATATATGTATGGGCTAAAAATGGTGGTGTATTAACGAATTAGGGATAGCTTACTCGAATGTGGGCGACTTCACCCCGAGAGCCTGGTGAAGCTTGGGGGAGGTGGTTGTGTATTGCAGCTGAATCTGTTTTTCTGGGTTCAGATACGCTGCGGCTGCAAAGGCAGCCAAGGCGGCCTCATGAAATCCTGACAGAATTAGCTTTTTCTTGCCGGGGTAGATATTGATATCACCAACCGCATAAATTCCGGGGGTGCTGGTTTGAAATTTCTCTGTATCAACGCAAATTTGCTTGCGATCGATATTTAGCCCCCATTCCGCAATCGGGCCTAGCTTTGGGGAGAGTCCATAGAACACCAAAAGATCATCGAGTGGAATCTGTTTTTCTTCACCATCAATATTGGTGAAAGTGATTTCAGAAAGCAGATCATCTCTCACTGCATATGCAGTCACTTGTCCAATCAATAGTTGTATATGATTGCCGCTACAAAGTTCGCGCATTCTTGCAATCGATTTTGGTGCAGCCTTAAATTCATCGCGACGGTGAATCAAAGTGACACTCGCTGCAATATCTGCAAAGTAGATTGCCCAATCTAGAGCGGCATCACCGCCACCGCAAATGACAACTCGTTTGTCTGCAAATTTTTCAGGATTTTTAATGTGATAGAAAAGTTGCCTGCCTTCAAAGGCATCAATGCCTTCAAGGTTCATGGTTCTTGGCTGAAAGGCGCCTACGCCACCAGCAATAAAGACGG includes:
- a CDS encoding transporter, with amino-acid sequence MHFFRIVALSILLLPAIASAIDLQPNDIAAPVPGKSHVMISYLNTENGTFYRNGSVVSTKPFGSPDIGTQSAIARISTSYAVQDLPAISYIQIPYGTIKPEGSLASYAASTGIGDLTFATAIWPYADREKKKYFGVAAYLSAPTGAYNSQQAFNIGENRYKSDIQMGYQQPIIENLDGMIAVDTMWFGGNSQCAAACFSSTNTSLNQKPLTTTQLGPIYKINQTYTLGASYFYVAGGATTIGNTYQNNVVNTQRFLLSALAYYPFGRISLQYGRDMEIKNGFVESRRLALRFTTEF
- a CDS encoding NAD(P)/FAD-dependent oxidoreductase, which translates into the protein MSHSPIETDAVIIGAGPVGLFQVFELGLLEIKAHVIDSLPEVGGQCIELYPDKPIYDIPAIPVCTGRELTNNLLKQIKPFNAQFHLGQEVNKLESQSDGRFLIRTSQDNHFLSKTVFIAGGVGAFQPRTMNLEGIDAFEGRQLFYHIKNPEKFADKRVVICGGGDAALDWAIYFADIAASVTLIHRRDEFKAAPKSIARMRELCSGNHIQLLIGQVTAYAVRDDLLSEITFTNIDGEEKQIPLDDLLVFYGLSPKLGPIAEWGLNIDRKQICVDTEKFQTSTPGIYAVGDINIYPGKKKLILSGFHEAALAAFAAAAYLNPEKQIQLQYTTTSPKLHQALGVKSPTFE
- a CDS encoding thymidylate synthase, which codes for MRQYHDLMKEVLAKGVQKSDRTGTGTVSVFGHQMRFNLADGFPMVTTKKLHLKSIIYELLWFLKGSTNNNWLKERGVSIWNEWAAPDGELGPIYGYQWRSWPAPNGQHIDQISEVVETIKKNPDSRRIIVSAWNVADIPRMALAPCHAFFQFYVADGKLSCQLYQRSADIFLGVPFNIASYALLTHMMAQQCNLEVGDFIWTGGDCHLYSNHLEQVELQLSRDFFPLPKLNILRKPDSIFDYEFEDFEIVGYESHPHIKAPVAI
- a CDS encoding SOS response-associated peptidase, producing the protein MCVQYLTTINTNWVKTYFDLDLPQSNAHDVFPTYPDPIILKSHNTERTAIGLAHFGLVPSWAKEENFGRKTYNARAETVAEKPSNKHAWTKRHYALALADAFYEPCYASGKAVRTIIKQTNQEPMAIASIWDTWTEPETGELIVSFSMLTIEAGNHPVMNRMHKPDEEKRTVVPLRPELFDAWLNATPEEARTLLQLDSIPELTIE
- a CDS encoding dihydrofolate reductase, whose protein sequence is MTQPAISMIVARSRNHVIGRDNQMPWKISADLQFFKRVTMGFPVIMGRKTWESIGRPLPGRRNIIVSRNQDYQATGGELASSLDEALNRLSEFPRVFVIGGEQLFKQAFDKADRLYITEIDLDIEGGDTFFEVPNESAWKEVERTPGSEGDISFSFITLERQ
- a CDS encoding peptidylprolyl isomerase, translated to MKPFRSVLNPLVIRLIAAGLLTGALISGASAQQSGLPINAAASVNGVIITNDMVEQGIKAAISQGQKDSPELRKIVIEKYIEVLLLSQQAEKDGLANSEKANTQLAMIRQNYLADLELSTYMAKNPITDADVQAEYNKEIASLGSQGMITEYKVSDIAVATEADAQAALVRIKKGEPFDKVAKSVSLAPNKVQGGAVGWVQAGQLGPQLAPALTALSKGQVTAPIQMQQGWYLMKLEDKKSSKPPSFEQAKQAIRAGMTQRKQFEFLSQIAKDSKIVVQ